From Amycolatopsis sp. cg9, one genomic window encodes:
- a CDS encoding RNA polymerase sigma factor codes for MLEGNAERSVEATLGHLRVMDGPAPAQTAAPLTLEDLYRQHRMRLVRLAILLVDEPATAEDVVQEAFTGLHRNWGRLRDAAAAVGYLRTAVVNGSRSVLRRRKTAREYVPPHAVNARSAESLAMLSNEHQAVVSALSKLPPRQREVLVLRYYGGLSEAEISEAAGISKGTVKSTASRALEALQKAMQAPQ; via the coding sequence ATGCTCGAGGGCAATGCGGAACGCAGTGTCGAGGCAACCCTCGGCCACCTGCGGGTCATGGACGGTCCGGCCCCGGCGCAGACAGCCGCGCCGCTGACCCTCGAAGACCTCTACCGCCAGCACCGGATGCGGCTGGTCCGGCTGGCGATCCTGCTGGTCGACGAGCCCGCGACCGCGGAAGACGTCGTCCAGGAGGCCTTCACCGGCCTGCACCGCAACTGGGGACGGCTCCGGGACGCCGCGGCCGCCGTCGGCTACCTGCGCACCGCCGTGGTCAACGGGTCGCGCAGCGTGCTGCGCCGGCGCAAGACCGCCCGCGAGTACGTGCCGCCGCACGCCGTCAACGCCCGGTCCGCGGAGAGCCTCGCGATGCTCTCCAACGAGCACCAGGCCGTCGTGTCCGCCTTGTCCAAGTTGCCGCCCCGCCAGCGCGAGGTGCTGGTGCTCCGTTACTACGGAGGGCTGAGCGAAGCCGAAATCTCTGAGGCGGCAGGCATTTCCAAGGGTACCGTTAAATCGACCGCCAGCCGGGCGCTCGAGGCACTCCAGAAGGCCATGCAAGCCCCACAGTGA
- the nagA gene encoding N-acetylglucosamine-6-phosphate deacetylase, with the protein MIMGGRVAAPDRVLDDGWVAVSDGRIAGVGSGTPPSGEHVDVGGALVVPGFIDTHCHGGGGASFTSLDPEELLTAVRAHRRHGTTTMLASLVSDPVDILREQVAALREIVQDGEVAGIHLEGPFISKARCGAHDPETLLEPDTGTVEKLLRAGQGAIRMVTIAPELHGGVKAVRQLAESGVIAAIGHTDGVEEQLLPAIDAGASVATHLFNGMRPLHHREPGPVGALLDDERITIELICDLVHLHPTVVRLAAKHAGRNRTVLITDAMSATDAADGRYTLGRLEVDVHDGVATLADNGSLAGSTLTMDTAFRNLVRGAKLGILDAVHATSQRPAELLGIADRTGMLCAGYEADIVVLDQDLRPSKVLRRGEWVAEVGTATLST; encoded by the coding sequence GTGATCATGGGCGGCCGGGTCGCCGCCCCGGACCGTGTACTCGACGACGGCTGGGTAGCCGTCTCCGACGGGCGGATCGCCGGCGTGGGTTCCGGGACCCCGCCGTCCGGCGAGCACGTGGACGTCGGAGGGGCGCTGGTCGTCCCCGGGTTCATCGACACCCACTGCCACGGCGGGGGAGGTGCTTCGTTCACCTCCCTCGATCCGGAGGAACTCCTGACGGCGGTGCGAGCGCACCGCCGTCACGGCACCACGACCATGCTCGCCAGCCTGGTCTCCGACCCGGTCGACATCCTGCGTGAGCAGGTCGCCGCGCTGCGTGAGATCGTCCAGGACGGCGAGGTCGCGGGCATCCACCTGGAGGGGCCCTTCATCTCGAAGGCCCGCTGCGGGGCCCACGACCCGGAGACGCTCCTCGAGCCGGACACCGGCACGGTCGAGAAGCTCCTGCGCGCCGGCCAGGGCGCGATCCGGATGGTCACCATCGCCCCCGAGCTGCACGGCGGTGTGAAGGCCGTCCGGCAGCTGGCCGAGTCCGGCGTCATCGCCGCCATCGGCCACACCGACGGCGTCGAGGAGCAGCTGCTGCCCGCCATCGACGCGGGCGCTTCGGTGGCGACGCACCTGTTCAACGGCATGCGCCCGCTCCACCACCGCGAACCCGGCCCGGTCGGGGCACTGCTCGACGACGAGCGCATCACGATCGAGCTCATCTGCGACCTGGTCCACCTGCACCCGACGGTGGTCCGGCTGGCCGCGAAGCACGCGGGCCGCAACCGCACGGTCCTCATCACCGACGCGATGTCGGCCACCGACGCGGCCGACGGCCGCTACACGCTGGGCCGCCTCGAGGTCGACGTCCACGACGGCGTCGCGACCCTCGCCGACAACGGCTCGCTGGCCGGCAGCACCCTGACGATGGACACCGCCTTCCGCAATCTGGTCCGGGGTGCGAAACTCGGCATCCTCGACGCGGTGCACGCGACCTCGCAGCGCCCCGCGGAGCTGCTCGGCATCGCGGACCGCACCGGCATGCTGTGCGCGGGCTACGAGGCCGACATCGTGGTCCTCGACCAGGACCTGCGGCCGTCGAAGGTGCTGCGCCGGGGTGAGTGGGTCGCCGAAGTGGGTACGGCTACCTTGAGCACCTAG
- a CDS encoding DedA family protein — translation MILAQSTVNTMSLLPSWLDPYVLLDGVAGPAVAVLCLVIFIESSIFPVLPGDSLLFTAGLLIAGDKLLPLWLTCVLVTVAALLGNVVGYYIGYFAGPKLFNRPDSKIFKREHVDKTHAFLEKHGPKAVVLARFVPFVRTFITWIAGIGRMDPKRYFTYTVIGGILWAAGITVLGYVLGDIPFIGKNIDAIFVLIVLISVVPIVIEYLKARREKKAALSSADPEVTQRIPRIKD, via the coding sequence GTGATTCTCGCCCAGAGCACGGTCAACACGATGTCGCTGCTGCCGTCATGGCTGGACCCCTACGTCCTCCTCGACGGCGTGGCCGGTCCCGCCGTCGCGGTGCTGTGCCTCGTCATCTTCATCGAAAGCAGCATCTTCCCGGTGCTGCCGGGTGACTCCCTGCTGTTCACGGCGGGCCTGCTCATCGCCGGCGACAAGCTGCTGCCGCTCTGGCTGACCTGCGTACTGGTCACCGTGGCCGCGCTGCTCGGCAACGTCGTGGGCTACTACATCGGCTACTTCGCCGGGCCCAAGCTGTTCAACCGGCCGGACTCCAAGATCTTCAAACGGGAGCACGTCGACAAGACGCACGCCTTCCTGGAGAAGCACGGCCCGAAGGCGGTCGTGCTGGCCCGGTTCGTGCCGTTCGTCCGGACGTTCATCACGTGGATCGCCGGGATCGGCCGGATGGACCCGAAGCGCTACTTCACCTACACGGTGATCGGCGGCATCCTCTGGGCGGCGGGCATCACGGTGCTCGGGTACGTGCTCGGCGACATCCCCTTCATCGGCAAGAACATCGACGCGATCTTCGTGCTGATCGTGCTCATCTCGGTGGTCCCGATCGTCATCGAGTACCTGAAGGCGCGCCGCGAGAAGAAGGCGGCGCTGTCTTCGGCGGACCCGGAGGTCACGCAGCGGATCCCGCGGATCAAGGACTGA
- a CDS encoding FAD-binding oxidoreductase, producing MSDEALVTRLRDLLGKSAVLTDTDVTASYARDMMPLAPSGRPLAVVLPENVEQVQAVVKACAEARVPIVPRGAGSGLSGAANAIDGCVMLSLTKLNEIVEIDPGNRLAVVQPGVVNLDFRNAVEKHGLFYPPDPSSYDWCTIGGNLSTNAGGLCCVKYGVTTDSVLGLEVVLADGSLLKTGRRTVKGVAGYDLARLFVGSEGTLGVITQATVQLKPLPQAPATLVAGFSTTEAAGEAVARVVREGLVPSLLEIMDASSIKASETYLKTDLGAGSDCQALLLGQSDAGGEVARRELAALEQICVDCGADLAYTTEDLEEGRMLLQARRVVLTALETYGLWLTDDVCVPRTRIAELIRGCEKISEEVGLRIAVVGHAGDGNMHPTIVYQPDDPDEFARAQRAFDEILEIGLSLGGTVTGEHGVGKIKREWLAREIGPVGLRVHRQIKQALDPENLFNPGSMFSMT from the coding sequence ATGAGCGACGAAGCTTTGGTCACCCGGCTCCGCGACCTGCTCGGCAAGAGCGCCGTGCTCACCGACACCGACGTCACCGCGTCGTACGCCCGCGACATGATGCCGCTGGCGCCGTCCGGCCGGCCGCTGGCGGTGGTGCTGCCCGAGAACGTCGAACAGGTGCAGGCGGTCGTCAAGGCGTGCGCCGAAGCGAGGGTGCCGATCGTGCCGCGCGGCGCGGGCAGCGGCCTGTCCGGCGCCGCGAACGCGATCGACGGCTGCGTGATGCTGTCGCTGACCAAGCTGAACGAGATCGTGGAGATCGACCCGGGCAACCGGCTGGCCGTCGTGCAGCCCGGCGTCGTCAACCTGGACTTCCGCAACGCCGTGGAGAAGCACGGGCTGTTCTACCCGCCGGACCCGTCGAGCTACGACTGGTGCACGATCGGCGGCAACCTGTCGACGAACGCGGGCGGGCTCTGCTGCGTGAAGTACGGCGTGACGACCGACTCGGTGCTCGGCCTCGAGGTCGTCCTGGCGGACGGGTCGTTGCTGAAGACGGGCCGCCGGACGGTCAAGGGCGTGGCCGGCTACGACCTGGCCCGCCTGTTCGTCGGCAGCGAGGGCACGCTCGGCGTCATCACGCAGGCGACGGTCCAGCTCAAGCCGCTGCCCCAGGCCCCGGCCACGCTGGTCGCGGGCTTCAGCACGACCGAAGCGGCCGGGGAGGCCGTGGCGCGGGTGGTGCGCGAAGGGCTCGTGCCGTCGTTGCTGGAGATCATGGACGCGTCGTCGATCAAGGCGTCCGAGACCTACCTGAAGACGGACCTGGGCGCGGGCTCGGACTGCCAGGCGCTGCTGCTGGGCCAGTCCGACGCGGGCGGCGAGGTCGCCCGCCGCGAGCTGGCGGCGCTGGAGCAGATCTGCGTCGACTGCGGCGCCGACCTGGCGTACACGACCGAAGACCTCGAAGAGGGGCGGATGCTGCTGCAGGCCCGCCGGGTCGTGCTGACCGCGCTGGAGACGTACGGGCTGTGGCTGACCGACGACGTCTGCGTACCGCGGACGCGCATCGCCGAGCTGATCCGCGGCTGCGAGAAGATCAGCGAGGAGGTCGGGCTGCGGATCGCGGTGGTCGGGCACGCCGGCGACGGCAACATGCACCCGACGATCGTCTACCAGCCCGACGACCCGGACGAGTTCGCCCGCGCCCAGCGCGCGTTCGACGAGATCCTCGAGATCGGCCTGTCCCTCGGCGGCACGGTGACCGGGGAGCACGGGGTCGGGAAGATCAAGCGCGAGTGGCTGGCGAGGGAGATCGGCCCGGTGGGCCTGCGGGTGCACCGGCAGATCAAGCAGGCGCTGGACCCGGAGAACCTGTTCAACCCGGGCTCGATGTTCTCGATGACCTGA
- a CDS encoding PPOX class F420-dependent oxidoreductase: MTDDTALKDFLAAHRHGVLATIRRDGRPQLSTITHLYDPEAATIVASITETRAKTKNMRRDPRVTFHVGSEDGWSYVVAEGRASLTAPAAASDDSTVEALVDYYRRAAGEHPDWAEYRAAMVSDQRVLLTIHVEKLLGLVR; encoded by the coding sequence ATGACCGACGACACAGCGTTGAAGGACTTCCTCGCCGCCCACCGCCACGGCGTGCTCGCCACCATCCGGCGTGACGGGCGGCCCCAGCTGTCCACCATCACGCACCTGTACGACCCGGAAGCGGCGACGATCGTCGCGTCGATCACCGAGACCAGGGCGAAGACGAAGAACATGCGCCGCGACCCGCGGGTGACCTTCCACGTCGGCAGCGAGGACGGCTGGAGCTACGTGGTCGCGGAAGGCCGCGCGTCGCTCACAGCGCCGGCGGCCGCGTCGGACGACTCGACGGTCGAGGCGCTCGTCGACTACTACCGCCGCGCGGCCGGTGAGCACCCGGACTGGGCCGAGTACCGCGCGGCGATGGTGTCCGACCAGCGGGTTCTGCTCACGATCCACGTCGAGAAGCTGCTCGGCTTGGTTCGGTGA
- a CDS encoding MarR family winged helix-turn-helix transcriptional regulator has product MAPNSSATRPTAELDLADQLGHELVRLVRLINKAKSQVSKQGPDGIERAAYAILFTLIHEGPQRTSRLAESLHSEISTISRQSSSLVQHGLVERQADPEDGRACLLAPTSEGMRVFEENRKQRNQWLAEVLGDWTDGEIQTLNRLFGRLNTGIENHSPQLADAHASAGAPAKGANA; this is encoded by the coding sequence ATGGCACCGAACAGCTCCGCCACCCGGCCCACGGCCGAACTCGACCTCGCCGACCAACTCGGCCACGAGCTCGTACGCCTGGTCCGCCTGATCAACAAGGCGAAGTCGCAGGTCTCCAAGCAGGGTCCGGACGGCATCGAGCGGGCGGCGTACGCGATCCTCTTCACCCTCATCCACGAGGGCCCGCAGCGCACCAGCCGGCTCGCGGAGTCGCTCCACTCCGAGATCTCCACGATCAGCAGGCAGTCGAGCTCCCTCGTCCAGCACGGCCTGGTCGAACGCCAGGCCGACCCCGAAGACGGCCGGGCGTGCCTGCTCGCGCCGACCTCCGAGGGCATGCGGGTGTTCGAAGAGAACCGCAAGCAGCGAAACCAGTGGCTGGCCGAAGTGCTCGGGGACTGGACGGACGGGGAAATCCAGACCCTGAACCGGCTCTTCGGCCGGCTCAACACAGGTATCGAGAACCACTCTCCACAACTGGCCGACGCGCACGCGTCCGCCGGTGCTCCGGCCAAGGGGGCCAACGCATGA